The Bacteroidales bacterium genome includes the window TGATGTACAACCATTTCCATCCACCACGGTCAATGTGGTTACATAGGTTCCGGCCGTGGTGTATTTATGCGTGGTACTGGTATTGGGAGCATTGATGGTATCCAGTGTCCCGTCGCCAAAGTTCCAGTACATGGTGGTAATAGCACTTGCGGTATCGATGCTTTGGCTGGTAAAGGTGATGGTTGAGTCGCAGCTGCCCGGGGTATAATCGAACAATGCTACAGGCAAAGCATGCACCTGCACACTTTGGTAGGCATCCGCCTGGCATCCGAACTGGTCCGTGGTGGAGAAGTTAATGGTATAGAAGCCCGGGGCGGTAAAAATATGTCCCGGGGTTTTGAGGGTGCTCAGGTTCTGTGCTCCCGACTGCGGATCTCCAAAGTTCCACTGGAAGCTGATCAGGGAATCGGCAGGAGCAGCAGGGGTTAGCAACTGCGGGGTGAACTGCATAGGCTCACCGAAGCAGGACTGTGTATAACTGAAGGTAGCAGTGAGCTCTGAGGGGACACATACCTGCTGGAAGGCTGTATCCACACATCCGCGGATATCGGTGATCATCAGCTTTACCTCATAGCAGGAGTCAATGGCATAATACACATGGTTGGGGTTCTGTCCATTGCCATACTGGTAAGGCTCAAACTCCCAGTTCCATCCTGTGACCAGTGCCTGGTAGCTCCATGAGGAGTCCTGGAACTGTACCGCTCCATTGGCACAGGGACTGGCTGAGTATTTAAAGTAGGCCGTAGGCTTGTTCCATACCTGCAGCGGCATGGTCTTCACATGGGTGCAGCCATGCTCGGTAGTGGTGGTAAGGGTGATGGTATAGGTGCCTGCTGTATTGAAGGTGTATTGCGGGTTCTGCATCGTGCTGGTATCAGCGGTGCCTGAGAGTCCAAAGTCCCAGCTCCATGCAACAAGGGTATCTCCCTGCGGGGCAGAGCTCAGATCGGTGAACTGTGTGGGAGACTCGGCACAGGCCTGCTGGGCCATAAAGTACGATTGAGGTGCACTGTGGATGGTCACAGGATGGCTGATGGCATTCTGGCAACCCGAGGTATCACTGATCGTGAGCACCACGGTGAAAGTACCGGCCACTCCATAGCTATGTTGTGGGTTTTGTGTGTTTGCAGTGGGACTGCCATCACCAAAGTTCCAGTTGTAAGTCTGTACCGCTCCCACCTGTGTGGCGGTGGTATCGGTAAAGAAGGTGGTGGCTGATCCAAGGCAAAGCAGGCTGTCATTGTAAAAATCTACTCCTGGTTTTGGAACAATGGATACATTCTGTTCCAGGGTATCCTGGCAGCCAGAAGCATTGGCAGTAATAAGCCTTACCAAATAAGTGCCCGGGTTGGCATAGTTATGTACCGGGTTGGTTTGGGTACTTGAGTTGCTGCTTCCCGATGGGGGATCGCCAAAGTTCCAGCTATGGGATACCAGTGTGGGACCTCCATTCAGACTGGTCTGGTCGGTAAACTGTGTGGCTTGTCCCTGGCAGGTATTCTGGTAAGAGAAAGCCGTAAGTGGCGAGGCAGAGATGGTCACAGGGATAACACGTGTATGGCTGCAGCCCTGCTGTGTGCCCAGGGTCAGGCTTACAAGGAAAGTGCCCGGCTGGCTGTAGGTATGTGTTACCGTGGGGTGGTAAGTAGTAAAGGTGGTATCATTATCATCACCGAACTGCCAGTACCAGTTGTTGATTATTCCGCCATTGCCATTGCCAAGATCGGTGAAGGTGATCTCAGTACCTGAGCAGGCGGGGGTATTGAAGCTGAAGTTGGACAGCGGACCGGGGGTTACCACCACGGCATTGGTCTTGGTGTTTATGCAGCCTGCCGTATCGGTGATGGTAAGGGTGACATTGAAGGTGCCGGACTGGGCATAGATATGCATCGGGTCCACAAGGGTGGAACTCAGACCATCCCCGAACTGCCAGTACCAGCTCTGGGTGGCATTTACATTCACCGCTGTGCTGGAAGTGAACTGGGTGGTATCACCGCTGCATCCTGCCAATGAACTGAAATCTACTGCAGGAGGCGGTGTTACATTCACTGAGCCCGTTACCGTATCGCTGCATCCGCCTGAGATGGTGGCTATCAGCCTGACTGTATAGGTCCCTGCGGTATTGTAAGTGATGAACAGGGTTCTGCTGGCTGCTCTGGTTGGAGCTGCCTGAGCCAGGGTCACCAAAATCCCATTGCCAGCTGGAGATCCCGGAGGTGGTATTGCTCATGGAAAGATCTGTGAACGATACCGCTGCTCCCTGGCAGGCAGCGCCATGACTGAACAGTGCCGTAGGTTTGGGAAGGATGGTAAGGGTTTTAGTCTGCAGGTTGGTGCAGGAATCGGAGCTTTTTACTGTCAGGGTCACATTGAAAGTCCCCGCCTGGGCATAGGTATGTGATACAGAGGCGGTAGCAGGGAAGTTGATTACCTGGGTGGTGCCATCACCAAAATCCCAGAACCATCGCGTAACATATCCGGCGGCAGAAGTAGTAAGATCAGTAAACTGTATTTGCTGATCATCACAGGCAGGAGAAGAGAAGTCGAAGTTCACAAGGGGCAGCGGAACGATGATGATCGGGTGGCTGCGCTGGTTCTCACATCCTGCCGTATCGGTAACGGTGAGCGTAACGGTATAGGTCCCGGCAAAGGTATACACATGGCTGGGAGACTGCAGGGTACTGCTGCCTCCATCCCCAAAGCTCCAGTACCAGCTGGCAATGGTGGGGATCGCCATTCCGGCAGGGCTGAACTGTGCAGGATTATCCTGGCAGGCGCTCTGGAAGCTGAAGTCGGTTACAGGCAAAGGCTTGATGGTGACAGGGTAGCTGATCGTATCGGAGCAGCCATTTAAGGTGAGGGTGATCAGTGTCACTGTATAGTTGCCCGTTGCGGCATAGCTGTGTATGGGGTTCTGATCAGTACTGGTATTGAATACTCCTGAACCCGGGTCACCAAAGTTCCATTGCCAGGAGGTCAGGCTTTGGCTTCCGGAAGTGGTGGTCAGGTCGGTGAAGTGTACAGGGCTGTCCTTGCAATGGCCTGAGCTCATAAAGTCGGCTGTAGGGGAACCAAACACATTCACCACCCGGGAGAAGCTATGGGTACAGCCCTCGGAGTTGGTAACGGTAAGGGTCACATTGAAGGTGCCTGTTACGGCATAGATATGGCTTACATCGGGGATCGCAGGGAAAAGGATGGTCTGAACAGGGCTCCCATCGCCAAAGTTCCAGCTCCAGCTGGTCAGGTAGCCTGTTTCCGTGGTACTCTGGTTATTGAAGCTGATGGTTTGTCCCTGGCAGTTATCGGTAGCAGAGCTGAACAATGCCGTTGGCGGTGGGGTAACAATCAGGGTATGGGAACGGGATCCTTCGCAGCCTGCGGTATCAGTAATGGTAAGAATTACCGTATAGGTGCCTGCTGCAATATAGGTGTATTGTGTGTTGCGGGTATTGCTCGTGGAGCCATCGCCAAAATCCCAGTGGTAGGTAGCGGTAGCATTCAGGTTGATCAAGGTACTGTCGGCCCAGAACAAGGTGGGGGTGCCCAGGCAGCCGGTGGTACTAGTAAAATCAGCCAGGGGAGCGCCTTTTACATTCACCTGCCGAATGATAGTGTCGCTGCAGCCATTGAAGTTTTGAACGATCAGGGTTACATTATACAATCCTGCCGTAGTATATAAATGTGTAGGATCTTCCAGGGTGCTGGTGTTCAAAGATCCAGAAGCAGGATCTCCAAAATCCCAGCTCCAGCTGGTAACGGCTCCGCCTCCATTGGCATTGCTCGCATCATTGAAAATAGCCAGTTCATCCTGGCAGTTGCTCCAGAAGTCAAAATCAGCAAGGGGACGGCGGGTGACAGTGATAGTGGTGCTGTAAATATCCGTGCAGTTGCGGCTATTGGTGATATACAGGGTCACTGCATAAGTGCCGTCACCGGCATACTGATGCGTGGTATTGGAGGTATTGGGGAAATCAATCGTATCATTAGGTGTGCCATCGCCATAACTCCATACCCACTGACTGATATAGCCCTGTCCGACTGGGTTGTTACTCAGGTCGGTAAAGAAACTGGGATCACCCAGGCAGTTGGGGGTATTGTAACTGAAAAAAGCATTGGGATGAGGCCTGACTTCTACCGGGTGACTGATGGAATAAGTACAGTTGTTAGTATCTTCTACACTAAGGATTACCTGGTAGGTACCATATGTGGGATATATATGATAAGGGTTGGTCGGGGCATTAAAGGTTGCGAAAGTGCCATCGCCAAAGTCCCAGTGCCAGTTGCTGATTTTATCAACATAGTTCCCACTGACAGTGAAAAATGTGGTATCAGAATTACAAACGGTATTGGCTTCAAAATCGGTGACTGGAATAGGATTCATGATTACGGTAACTGTATCATTCATGATCTGTTCGCAGTTGCCCACAGGGTTTATCCCCCTGATGGAGTATTGCCCGGGAACATTCTTAATGCCGAAGCTGAGAGGGGCTCCGGTACCTGCCCGGTTGGTGCCTTCCAGGGCTCCATTGAGCAGCAGCTCATAGTTCATGCCTGACTGTGAACCTGACAATCCAATAGTAACACCCGGTGTCCCTTCGCAGAATACCCCGTTATTGGTAACGGTGATTGAGAAAGGATCAGGTAAAGGGTTGATGGTAATGGAAGCCAGTCCATGAATAGAGTCATTCGGGGCATTGCAGAAGTTATCATTACTAGCAGTTACCCAATAACTGGTGGTAACCGGCGGACTCACACTGAAAACATAGGGTGAACTCATGATATTGTTCACCGTAACCGGAGTGGTACCATTGGTATAGGTCACCGACCAGGGTGGTGTTCCTGTCAGGGCGATGCTTATTGGCGTGGAAGTGGCTTCGCAGATGCTTGTGGTTCCGCTGATGGTGGCAGAGGGGTCTTCATGAACAGTAAGCCACATAAAGTCATTTCCGGTAAGGCTCTGGCATCCGGCCAGTCCCAGGGTCAGTACCACCACATTTCCGACATCATTCGGACCGGGGGTATAACTGGGGTTGAGGATATTGGGATTACTGAAGCTGCCATCTCCCGAAGTAGTCCAGTTGATAATTGACTGGTACTGAGCCGAGGCAGCCATAGGGAATGGCTTTTGTCCGCAGATTTGTCCATCGGGGCCTGCATTGCTCACAGGGGTAGGGTCAATCTGGAGCACCACCTGGTCATTCACGAAAGTGCCTGCGCATTGTCCGTTCCCTTCCAGGGTAAGGGTAAAGGTGATGGTGCGGTTTACTGTGCTCAGGTCGATAGGACCGGCAAAATAGGTGGGGTTAAGGATATTGGGATTACTCAGAAAACCATCTCCTCCCACAAAAGTCCATTGGATATTGGTTGCATCATAATTATTCCCAATCCCGCAAGGGTAAACTGGGTGGTATTGCTGCAGATAAAGTTATCAGACCCTGCATTAACCACGGGAAAAGGCGAAACAGCAAAAACCCTGGTGTCGGTCACTGTCTGTGCTGAACAGGAGAGCCTGCCCTGAACGGCAAAGGTGAGGGTGACGCTTCCTGCATTGAAATCCAGGTTGCCAGGCATATAGGTGGGGGAAAGCAGGGTGTTGTTATTAAAGGTACCATCTCCTGCGAACCATTGGTAGGATGAGAAGTTGGTGGCCACAGCACCGGTAACGTTAATGGGGTTCAGCACGCAGAAAGCATCATCGGGCCCGGCACTGGCAGTAGGCATGGGATCGATGGTAAGGGTGAGGGCATCTGCATCATTCATGGAATTACAGGTACCCATACCTTGTCCTGTGAGGGTGAGGGTAACGCTTCCAATAGCTATATCATTTACTCCGGGCGTATATACTGCATTTGCCAGGTTGGGGTTGCTAAAAGTCCCGTCACCAGAGCTGCTCCAGGTGAGCAGTGAACAGAACTGCTGGGTGCCGGACAGGGTGTAAGTCCCGGCAGCACAAATGGTGGCATCGGTGCCTGCAGCCACATCGGGCAAAGGGGTGAATGTAAGGAGACGGTCATCAGAAATTATTTCTCCGGCACACATCAAAGCCCCTGATACGGTAAGGGTGAAGGTAACCGTGCCGGTTTCACCAAAGGCGGGTACATAAGTGGGTGTAAGGGTATTATTATTGATCAGCGATCCGGCTCCGTTTTCGGTCCAAAGCACCCCGGAGGCTGTTGTATTTAAAGCAGAAGCTCCTGAAACGGTATAGTTCATCCCCTGGCAGGTGTTGTCGTCGGGGCCTGCATCGGCAACAGGCTTGGGATTGATGGTCAGGGTAAGCTGGTCGGTGGACTGAATGGCACTACAACTGAGTGAACCATCCCCGCGGAAAGTGAGAATGACCGAACCGGCTGCAATATCTGCAGCAGAAGGGGTATATACCGGATGAATGCTGGTGGGGTCGCCGAAGGTGCCAGTACCACTGGTCGTCCAGAGTAATGCCTGGCAGAAATTGGCCATGGAGTTATTAAGGGTATAGATGCTTCCTGCGCAGATGGAAGCCGATGGCCCTGCCAGCACAAAAGGTGGAGGGTTCACCGTAAGGATCATCTGGTCGGTGGCTTGCTGGGAAGCACAGGAACCGGTGCCATTGACTGTAAGGGTGAAAACCACATTGCCCATCTCACCGGGAATGGGGGTATAGGTAGGTGTAAGAGTTGTGCCACCGGTAAGTGTGCCCGGACCATTTTCAGTCCAGGTAAGGGTAGCTGCATCATAATCAGTGGCCAGTGCAGCAAGGGTATAGGTATCCACCTGGCACATATCATCATCGGGGCCGGCGTTGGCAGTAGGAAGGGGGTCAACGGTAAGGTTGAAAACGGCAGGTGCGGCCGCAGCGCAATTAGTTGGTCCAGGTCCTGAATAAGTAACACTTACTGATTGCGGGCCCACCTGGTTCCAGGTAATTGTGACAGTATTGCTTCCGTTACCACCGGCAGTTACAGAACCACCGGCCGGAATATTCCATATATAATTCTGAAACCCTGCTTCAGTAACATAAACATTCCCTGTACTATTAAGACAAGTATTAATGGAGCCATTTAAAGTGGGTACAGGGACCGGATTAACAGTCACAACTGCTGTCCCTGAAAAAGTCCCGGGACATGCTGCATTTTCAATAGAAATTAATGTATAAGTTCCGGCGGTATCCGTAGTAAAAGTGAAAGGAAGCGGGCCATTATAATTCGTTATAGCTGGTCGGGGGACACCATTGAGAGCATAAGCAAAATCAAAAGGCCCAACTCCAACAATATCCACCTGAATTGTAGCCACACTGGTAGCATCATCGCAGATAATTCCCCCTCCGGAAATGGTGGCTATCGGACATATAGATGAAGGTGCAGTAGCTTGTTGAATCAGGGTACAGGCGGCATCATCAGTAAAGAAAGCTTCAATGTCATGCGCCAGGCCATCACATGTAACAGGAGGCAGCGTAAATGTCTGAGGACTGTTAAAAGGGGGACTGAAAGTTTGAGAAACCGGGGGAACACTCGTATTGTCATTCACTTTTAAAACACCGGCTATTGGTGCATTTGTAAATTCAACACTACCAGAAATAGTGAAAGTATTTGTCGTGGGATCACAATCTGAAGGGAATGGAGAAATGGACAATACAGAACATTCAACAACGATATCACAATTTGTTGTTCCCGATCCGGGGTCTCCAAAGTTAGTCTGAGAGAAAGTGATTTCGCAAGGGTTATTCGAATAGTTAGTAATCAATAGCATATAGAAGTCACCAACCTGAGCATTTGTGATATTACAGGTTTCTGTTGAATTGCCAGAATAACTGCAATCAACAACAGCACCTGAAGTAAGTCCATCAACACAGGCTCCGGTTGGAGAGGAGAAAGGACCCCAACAAATGAAATCAATATCATAAGATGGGCTGCTCCACATATCTATTACAATATCACCTCCCGGGGGACCTACCTGCATAAAATACCATGCAGGATTGGGAGTCGTAGAAAGACAGCCGTAAAATGGGCCAGGTTGTGCATTAGGGGTACCGGTACCTCCATTGAATGCATAAGCCGAAGATCCGCAAAACACCTGGGATTCTTCACAGGTGGGGCTGGTGGCTTTAGAACCATCGGTTTCCAGAATACTCAACTCCTTTAATGGCTTATTTTTTAGCTCTGCATCCAGCTTATTCAATTGAAAGAGTGATTCTTCCAATAAATCATTTAATAACAGCTTCAGCTGAATGGTATCAAATGTTGCAGAAGTGAAGTGAGCAGAATGGGTTAAAAGTTCATTTTTATCGATTGCAAATATTTTATTGCTATATGCAAGATTATAAAATGACAGAATTCCGACCGGAGAAACAAGCTGATCCAAATCAATGGTAAAAGTTATTTCATGATCAGCAATTCTGAAGTCAGAAGCAAATGGGGCCTTGACAGGCTGGACTTCCTGTGAAAAAGAGGGTTTGAATAGAAGGCACAAAACACCCAAAAAAAGGAAGGTAGGGAGTAGTATTAGTGATCGCATTTTACAATCTACAAGAGGTTTACAGATTGTAAAAATAGTTGTTTTTCATTAGTAAATATTAAAAATCAAGCGTCAAAATAACACTTTAAAC containing:
- a CDS encoding PKD domain-containing protein, producing the protein MGGDGFLSNPNILNPTYFAGPIDLSTVNRTITFTLTLEGNGQCAGTFVNDQVVLQIDPTPVSNAGPDGQICGQKPFPMAASAQYQSIINWTTSGDGSFSNPNILNPSYTPGPNDVGNVVVLTLGLAGCQSLTGNDFMWLTVHEDPSATISGTTSICEATSTPISIALTGTPPWSVTYTNGTTPVTVNNIMSSPYVFSVSPPVTTSYWVTASNDNFCNAPNDSIHGLASITINPLPDPFSITVTNNGVFCEGTPGVTIGLSGSQSGMNYELLLNGALEGTNRAGTGAPLSFGIKNVPGQYSIRGINPVGNCEQIMNDTVTVIMNPIPVTDFEANTVCNSDTTFFTVSGNYVDKISNWHWDFGDGTFATFNAPTNPYHIYPTYGTYQVILSVEDTNNCTYSISHPVEVRPHPNAFFSYNTPNCLGDPSFFTDLSNNPVGQGYISQWVWSYGDGTPNDTIDFPNTSNTTHQYAGDGTYAVTLYITNSRNCTDIYSTTITVTRRPLADFDFWSNCQDELAIFNDASNANGGGAVTSWSWDFGDPASGSLNTSTLEDPTHLYTTAGLYNVTLIVQNFNGCSDTIIRQVNVKGAPLADFTSTTGCLGTPTLFWADSTLINLNATATYHWDFGDGSTSNTRNTQYTYIAAGTYTVILTITDTAGCEGSRSHTLIVTPPPTALFSSATDNCQGQTISFNNQSTTETGYLTSWSWNFGDGSPVQTILFPAIPDVSHIYAVTGTFNVTLTVTNSEGCTHSFSRVVNVFGSPTADFMSSGHCKDSPVHFTDLTTTSGSQSLTSWQWNFGDPGSGVFNTSTDQNPIHSYAATGNYTVTLITLTLNGCSDTISYPVTIKPLPVTDFSFQSACQDNPAQFSPAGMAIPTIASWYWSFGDGGSSTLQSPSHVYTFAGTYTVTLTVTDTAGCENQRSHPIIIVPLPLVNFDFSSPACDDQQIQFTDLTTSAAGYVTRWFWDFGDGTTQVINFPATASVSHTYAQAGTFNVTLTVKSSDSCTNLQTKTLTILPKPTALFSHGAACQGAAVSFTDLSMSNTTSGISSWQWDFGDPGSGSSNQSSQQNPVHHLQYRRDLYSQADSHHLRRMQRYGNGLSECNTASCSRFQFIGRMQR